The region AGGAGGCAATGTTTTACCTCCTCGAATACATGGGATGTTATGCTCAAAGCAAACTAGCTTTTATCCTCTTGGGATAATTGCTCGTTCAGCCATTGTAACTGCTTCTCAATTTCGGCTTTTTGAGCTAGCATGTCTTCCTTTGTGTAGCTATAAATAGGTTCACGATACGCGTAATTGGTTTGTACAGGATATGCTCCTACACGATAACGGTATCCAAAACCTCCACCAAAACGACGTCCTCTGCCGCGACCATAGCCGCCGCTAGCTAGGAAGCCATCAAAACGACCACAGGGACCTAGTCCTCTTCCGGGACGTCCGTCTCCAAAGGGTCCTGTTCCATCGAAACCTGGCATGTTTACCTCCTGGTTATTGATTTTCTGTTTAAAAGATGTCTAACGATGTTTACAAATAGAGATATTACGATATTGGTAAAACCCCGACTGTAGTAGTTCCCGGTGTCTGGCGCATTCAGGTTCGTACTGCGGGAAAAGAAGCAATTACCCATTCTCCTGCCTAAACGCCCATCTCCCAAAGGTCCGGTACCGTCACGATTTGGCATTGTAACCTCCTTCATAAAAAAGGTGTGAATCCCAGCCTGTTGATCGAGTTTTCCAGATGAGGAGCCTGCTTTGAGAGCACTGCATCTGTGTAGCTCATGTATCTTGAATATCCACTGTCCTGGCACTGGCCATCAGGCTTAACGGCCAGCAGGCAAGTGAACATATGTTCAATATTATGATGATGGGAATTATGTCAACTGTTTTCTTGATTTCTCCCTCGCCTCCTCTCCCGAGACTGTTCAATACCTCCCACTATAAACCCTCACTGTATAAACCCTCACTGAAAACTTCAATTTTCATCACCGAAAACTTCAAATCGGGAAAATGGGCTTCTATAGCGGTCATTCTCTGACTGGTTTTAATCACCGTTTCTTCAAATTTAAT is a window of Candidatus Cloacimonadota bacterium DNA encoding:
- a CDS encoding DUF5320 domain-containing protein, with the protein product MPGFDGTGPFGDGRPGRGLGPCGRFDGFLASGGYGRGRGRRFGGGFGYRYRVGAYPVQTNYAYREPIYSYTKEDMLAQKAEIEKQLQWLNEQLSQEDKS
- a CDS encoding DUF5320 domain-containing protein; this encodes MPNRDGTGPLGDGRLGRRMGNCFFSRSTNLNAPDTGNYYSRGFTNIVISLFVNIVRHLLNRKSITRR